A single genomic interval of candidate division WOR-3 bacterium harbors:
- a CDS encoding T9SS type A sorting domain-containing protein, with protein sequence MKKNRVPGRALSLIFCLAALVSFVQAKQLIVRVAAPDYQTVYQHIPFKGTSIEIAGAIPGSSYDLLLEEEDLSLVLNSGLKSEIIVPDLEVQKLQAQEFGFYCSYDSLVSIMRSWASNYPGICRFDSIGQTHEGRWIYGVKISDNPQVEEDEPEVLLVAMHHAREWASPQAARYFTDTILRNYATNTEFRNFVDNHQVWVIPILNVDGYVYDYPAQRSWRKNRQPFSSAIGSDPNRNYNGACNGSRMADWGSLVAGSRTSHRPADETFMGGFGAWGKEVAALSSFFKQHTFVCAVSLHSYSELVLWPYGNGEIPPDNTTLMSLGQGIAQQMQRLSGGTYTPEPASQLYPTNGGEIDWMYGWAHYIGGFPCMSYVFEIGTTFYQSTSQLDAIQREVFKGLWFLYSRADSVIQALEGMVPRPILAPMDSSATGTFVVHWTPIRPEHNHPDRWELEELSDLSVVEDGFESGSSRWVFQGASLSTTQKRSGSYSVYLGTGNNIANYAMTVDPYPVQSGDSLRYWIWFNTESNYDVVTTEVSLEGKEWIQLHDRYTGNSNGWLYKSYSLEPWAGKSVYIRFRYMTDDNTLNAGVYIDDVWPVPGFASRRTVADNITDTMYEVTVTQTGRYWYRVRGHNAAWGWGDKGPLEDIVVTGTGIASEPTVKYQTSLAIAGANPNGSVINIRYSLGTSGPIRLEIFDALGRKVNKLVDGVSAAGEYQVSWNGTDRTGRRVPAGIYFCRLSAERTLTERVVLTR encoded by the coding sequence ATGAAAAAGAATCGTGTCCCAGGTAGGGCTTTAAGCCTTATTTTTTGCCTTGCTGCCCTGGTAAGTTTTGTTCAGGCAAAGCAGTTGATTGTTCGAGTTGCGGCACCGGACTATCAAACAGTTTATCAACACATTCCCTTTAAGGGCACATCGATTGAGATTGCCGGTGCAATACCGGGCTCTTCTTATGACCTGCTTCTTGAAGAGGAGGACCTGAGCCTAGTGCTCAATTCCGGTTTAAAAAGCGAGATAATCGTCCCGGACCTTGAGGTACAAAAACTGCAAGCCCAGGAGTTTGGATTCTACTGCTCCTACGATTCACTGGTTTCAATTATGCGGTCCTGGGCGTCAAACTATCCTGGAATCTGCCGGTTTGACTCCATTGGCCAGACTCACGAAGGTCGCTGGATTTATGGGGTAAAGATTTCTGACAACCCGCAGGTTGAGGAAGATGAACCTGAGGTTTTGCTTGTTGCGATGCACCACGCCCGGGAATGGGCATCGCCACAGGCGGCGCGCTACTTCACAGACACCATTTTGCGTAACTACGCAACGAATACCGAGTTCCGTAACTTTGTTGACAATCATCAGGTTTGGGTTATTCCGATTTTGAATGTTGATGGCTATGTCTACGATTATCCGGCTCAGCGTTCCTGGCGCAAGAACCGTCAACCTTTTAGTTCGGCGATTGGCTCGGACCCGAATCGGAACTACAACGGTGCCTGTAACGGCTCAAGAATGGCTGACTGGGGTTCGCTGGTAGCCGGTTCAAGGACCTCCCACCGTCCTGCCGACGAAACCTTTATGGGTGGGTTCGGTGCCTGGGGAAAAGAGGTCGCAGCGTTGAGCTCGTTTTTTAAACAGCACACATTTGTTTGTGCGGTCTCTTTACACTCTTATTCAGAACTTGTGCTCTGGCCCTATGGCAACGGAGAAATACCCCCAGACAACACCACACTGATGAGTCTGGGGCAGGGTATTGCTCAACAGATGCAACGTCTATCTGGTGGCACCTATACGCCTGAACCGGCAAGCCAGCTTTATCCGACAAACGGTGGTGAAATTGACTGGATGTATGGTTGGGCACATTACATCGGCGGTTTCCCGTGTATGAGTTATGTTTTCGAAATTGGCACAACCTTTTACCAGTCAACAAGCCAGCTGGATGCGATTCAGCGCGAAGTTTTTAAAGGGCTCTGGTTTCTATACAGCCGCGCCGATTCAGTTATTCAGGCACTTGAAGGGATGGTACCACGACCAATTCTTGCACCGATGGATTCAAGCGCTACCGGAACTTTTGTCGTGCACTGGACACCAATCAGACCGGAACATAACCATCCGGACCGCTGGGAACTGGAGGAGTTGAGTGACCTTTCGGTTGTCGAAGATGGATTTGAAAGTGGCAGCAGCCGTTGGGTATTTCAGGGGGCATCGCTTTCCACGACCCAGAAGCGTTCCGGAAGTTACAGCGTTTATCTTGGTACCGGTAACAATATTGCCAATTATGCAATGACCGTAGACCCTTATCCGGTTCAAAGCGGTGACAGTTTGCGCTACTGGATTTGGTTCAACACCGAGAGCAATTACGATGTGGTTACCACCGAAGTTTCGCTTGAAGGTAAAGAGTGGATTCAGTTGCACGACCGTTATACCGGCAATTCGAACGGCTGGCTCTATAAGTCCTATTCACTCGAACCCTGGGCAGGAAAGTCGGTTTATATCCGGTTCCGCTATATGACTGATGATAATACGCTCAATGCCGGTGTTTATATTGACGATGTCTGGCCCGTACCCGGTTTTGCCAGTCGCCGGACCGTGGCTGACAATATAACCGATACAATGTATGAAGTTACCGTTACCCAAACCGGTCGGTACTGGTACCGGGTGCGAGGACACAACGCTGCGTGGGGCTGGGGTGATAAAGGTCCGCTCGAAGACATTGTTGTCACCGGCACCGGCATTGCCAGCGAGCCAACAGTGAAATACCAGACTTCACTTGCCATTGCTGGGGCAAATCCCAACGGTTCGGTTATTAATATCCGCTATTCCCTCGGTACATCTGGTCCGATTCGTCTTGAAATTTTTGATGCCCTGGGCAGGAAAGTGAATAAATTGGTCGATGGTGTTTCTGCGGCAGGAGAGTATCAGGTCTCCTGGAACGGTACCGACCGTACCGGTCGCAGAGTGCCAGCGGGCATCTATTTCTGCCGGTTGAGTGCGGAGCGGACGCTCACGGAACGAGTTGTGCTTACCCGGTAA
- a CDS encoding T9SS type A sorting domain-containing protein, producing MILCALLLGSLLLPPATQNFLTPERMLIERNLENPRPLPVGSLPNRSGRVTYSKGVGVDSVIKTDFVCNDDTSGGCKHISPEVAIGTNGNFVVVWCDFRDGDADVWFQRFDAAGERIGVNERINSDVTLGWQGDPAVAMGPENGWTFSWEDRREIGNSDVFAQRFDSVGNRLGDNFRVSDSGVPGDQSISAIYTAADGTTLITWDDRRYGLTGDIFAQFYNPDGSPLGGNFRVNDDPIGYGNQYEPDVSGDDSNRFVVVWMDGRRGSWDIFFQRFDRTGNRLGNNVLVTPDDSTQWTPKISCASSGWFIVTWDDRRRANWDVYAQMYSSDGTPLGSNFRVNADAGSTDQYGGVCAINNLGEFIVVWTDTRNGNEDIYCQRFDASGNRIGVEFKVNDDIGSTAQNAPAVVASQDGGYWIFWSDSRNGNFDIYAQHLDRNGLPRGTNFRVNDDYASAHQRCSSIGMERKGNIVIAWEDERGTSCDIYRTVLDSSGNELASNLRLNEDAGGAAQYYPSVAGGNRKFIVAWFDNRVDGDIYAQFLDFSGQKLGGNFRVNSDVGNNFQWYPYCAMDSFNRAIVVWMDYRERQYRIYARRYDESGNPVGEEFSVADTAAEGAYASVAMNSNGYWVVSWMDNRDGDYNIYCQLFRNDGSRIGRNIRVNTDAGTVYQGYPSCAIAEDGTIAITWEDTRNGYYDVYIQWLDSLGNRLGENERVNDNPGGSDCYSPSCAFDRSGKLVVLFNDEREIAGNPQIYCQRFRADRTRIGANAKINEPNYFPKNTHWTVGQSVAANSSVIAWTWTDNRRHLGWDIYAKLTDWNLIGVEEIHQSKPTAGTSRVVFPTIVTNQKRFMSEVPAGAILQIYDAAGRQYEGKRVLADKASFDFSSLKPGVYFLRIRQEKEAEVRKFIVQ from the coding sequence ATGATACTTTGCGCTCTTTTGCTTGGTTCGTTGCTTTTACCACCAGCAACTCAGAACTTCTTAACCCCCGAGCGAATGTTAATTGAACGCAACCTTGAGAATCCCAGGCCTTTACCTGTTGGTTCTTTGCCCAATCGCAGCGGAAGAGTAACTTATTCAAAAGGAGTAGGTGTCGACAGCGTTATCAAAACCGATTTTGTGTGTAATGACGATACCAGTGGCGGATGTAAACACATCAGTCCAGAGGTGGCGATTGGCACCAATGGGAACTTTGTTGTTGTCTGGTGTGATTTTCGGGATGGGGATGCTGATGTCTGGTTCCAGCGCTTTGACGCTGCAGGGGAACGAATTGGGGTTAACGAACGAATAAACTCCGATGTCACTTTGGGCTGGCAGGGTGACCCGGCAGTAGCAATGGGACCAGAAAACGGCTGGACATTTTCCTGGGAGGACCGAAGGGAGATTGGAAATTCCGATGTATTTGCTCAACGATTTGACTCGGTGGGTAACCGCCTTGGTGATAACTTTCGGGTAAGTGATTCTGGTGTGCCCGGTGACCAGAGTATCTCGGCTATTTATACAGCGGCTGACGGGACAACATTAATTACTTGGGATGACCGTCGATATGGTCTAACCGGGGATATTTTTGCCCAGTTTTATAACCCTGATGGTTCACCCCTAGGCGGTAATTTTCGGGTCAATGATGACCCAATCGGGTATGGCAATCAATACGAACCTGATGTCAGTGGCGACGACTCAAACCGGTTCGTTGTCGTCTGGATGGATGGCCGAAGGGGCAGCTGGGATATCTTCTTTCAACGGTTTGATAGAACTGGCAATCGGCTGGGTAACAATGTGCTGGTGACACCGGATGACAGCACCCAATGGACACCCAAGATTTCCTGTGCGTCAAGCGGCTGGTTTATAGTAACCTGGGACGACCGTAGAAGAGCGAATTGGGATGTCTATGCTCAGATGTACAGTTCTGATGGAACACCGCTTGGTTCTAATTTTCGGGTGAATGCTGATGCCGGTAGCACCGACCAGTACGGCGGCGTCTGTGCGATAAATAACCTTGGAGAGTTTATCGTTGTCTGGACCGACACAAGAAACGGCAACGAAGATATCTATTGCCAGAGGTTTGACGCCAGCGGCAACAGAATAGGTGTTGAGTTTAAGGTAAACGACGACATCGGTTCTACAGCCCAAAATGCGCCCGCGGTTGTTGCCAGTCAGGATGGAGGCTACTGGATTTTCTGGAGTGACTCCCGCAATGGCAATTTTGACATCTATGCTCAGCATCTGGACCGCAATGGTTTACCGCGAGGCACAAACTTCCGGGTCAATGACGATTATGCCAGTGCTCACCAACGGTGTTCTTCAATCGGAATGGAACGAAAAGGAAACATTGTCATTGCCTGGGAGGATGAAAGGGGAACTTCCTGTGATATCTATCGGACGGTGCTTGATTCTTCGGGAAACGAACTTGCTTCCAATCTTCGGTTGAATGAGGATGCCGGCGGTGCCGCCCAGTATTATCCAAGTGTTGCCGGTGGAAATCGTAAGTTTATCGTTGCCTGGTTTGACAATCGTGTTGATGGCGACATTTACGCTCAGTTTCTGGACTTTTCCGGACAGAAGCTGGGTGGTAATTTCCGTGTCAATTCCGATGTTGGCAACAATTTCCAGTGGTATCCATATTGTGCGATGGATTCGTTCAATCGTGCCATTGTTGTCTGGATGGACTATCGGGAAAGACAGTACCGGATTTATGCCCGTCGCTACGACGAATCTGGCAATCCGGTTGGTGAAGAGTTTTCAGTAGCCGATACGGCGGCGGAAGGTGCCTATGCGAGCGTGGCGATGAATTCAAACGGTTACTGGGTTGTATCCTGGATGGATAACCGTGATGGGGATTACAATATTTACTGCCAGTTGTTCCGAAACGACGGTTCAAGAATCGGCAGGAATATCAGGGTTAACACCGATGCGGGTACGGTATATCAGGGCTACCCTTCGTGTGCGATTGCCGAAGACGGCACGATTGCCATTACCTGGGAGGATACCAGAAATGGCTATTACGATGTTTATATTCAGTGGCTGGATTCGCTGGGCAATCGACTTGGCGAGAACGAGCGGGTTAATGATAACCCTGGCGGTAGCGACTGCTATTCACCCAGTTGTGCTTTTGACCGGTCAGGAAAGTTGGTTGTTTTATTTAACGACGAACGGGAAATTGCCGGTAATCCCCAGATTTACTGCCAGCGGTTTCGTGCCGATAGAACCCGCATCGGCGCCAACGCCAAGATTAATGAACCAAACTACTTTCCTAAAAACACCCACTGGACTGTGGGACAGAGCGTTGCTGCCAATAGCTCAGTTATTGCCTGGACCTGGACCGACAACCGACGCCATCTGGGCTGGGACATCTATGCCAAATTGACCGATTGGAATTTAATCGGCGTAGAAGAAATACACCAAAGCAAGCCGACAGCAGGCACTTCAAGAGTTGTTTTTCCCACTATCGTGACCAACCAGAAACGGTTCATGAGTGAGGTTCCGGCAGGTGCAATACTCCAAATTTATGATGCTGCGGGCCGTCAATATGAAGGCAAACGTGTGCTTGCGGATAAAGCATCATTTGACTTCAGTTCATTAAAGCCCGGAGTGTATTTTTTGAGGATAAGGCAGGAAAAAGAAGCAGAGGTTAGAAAATTTATTGTTCAGTAG
- the accB gene encoding acetyl-CoA carboxylase biotin carboxyl carrier protein, with the protein MEKKPIRFTDTTLRDAHQSLWATRMTLEDMLPVLEKFDAVGYWSLEMWGGATFDVCLRYLNEDPWERLREIRKRIKNTKLQMLLRGQNVVGYRNYPDDVLEAFVFKAAEWGIDIFRIFDALNDARNLEKAIEFVKKAGKHAQGTLCYAVSPVHTVDYYLARASEQKEMGIDSICIKDMAGILSPPKAFELVSALKQELGLEVQVHCHSSSGMAVATYFKAVEAGADIIDTASAPLSFFTSQPAVEALLACFQGTQWETELNLEALEAIAQHFEKLNANKCIPGTKVMDSMVITHQIPGGMASNLLSQLKEQKAEHRLPEVLEEVPRVREDLGYPPLVTPTSQIVGVQAVMNVLSGERYKVVPKEVRDYVKGLYGRPPAPIREAVMKKILGDEKPIKGRPADRLEPGMPRAKKELSRDLVVKEEDYISYAIFPEVALKFFQWRKNPTPVPEPKPAAAAKPPAEKPTVPQPPEEPGIRRLRSLMELASAHSVTELDWESGTEKVRIKRGGTTPATVPQTVLQTPVVVSPPPAPVKEEPQPVATQPISETAPTVPSELAPAKPAKTEEIVSPMVGTFYSRARPESAPFVEKGDVVEPGQTLCIVEAMKLMNEIQAEKKCRIVEILVKDGDSVEYGQPLMIVEPI; encoded by the coding sequence ATGGAGAAAAAACCGATTAGATTCACCGATACGACCTTGCGTGATGCCCATCAGTCGCTCTGGGCAACGCGGATGACACTGGAAGATATGCTTCCGGTTCTGGAAAAGTTTGATGCGGTTGGCTACTGGTCGCTGGAAATGTGGGGCGGAGCAACATTTGATGTTTGTCTCCGTTATTTAAATGAAGACCCCTGGGAAAGGTTGCGGGAGATTCGGAAACGAATTAAGAACACCAAACTGCAAATGCTTTTACGGGGGCAGAATGTCGTTGGGTATCGGAACTATCCGGACGATGTCCTTGAGGCTTTTGTCTTTAAAGCCGCGGAATGGGGTATTGATATCTTCCGGATATTTGATGCATTAAACGATGCCCGGAATTTAGAGAAGGCGATTGAGTTTGTTAAAAAGGCGGGGAAACATGCCCAGGGGACCCTTTGTTATGCGGTGAGCCCGGTCCATACCGTTGACTATTATCTTGCCCGGGCAAGTGAACAGAAAGAGATGGGGATTGACTCTATCTGCATTAAGGATATGGCGGGGATTCTGTCACCGCCTAAGGCGTTTGAACTGGTCAGCGCCCTTAAACAGGAACTCGGGCTCGAAGTTCAGGTACATTGCCACTCTTCCAGCGGGATGGCGGTTGCGACCTACTTCAAGGCGGTTGAAGCCGGTGCCGACATTATTGATACCGCCTCTGCACCACTTTCATTTTTTACCTCACAACCGGCGGTTGAAGCTCTGCTTGCCTGTTTTCAGGGGACGCAATGGGAGACCGAACTCAATCTTGAAGCGCTCGAAGCAATTGCCCAGCATTTTGAAAAACTAAATGCTAACAAGTGTATTCCCGGTACCAAGGTGATGGATTCGATGGTCATCACCCACCAGATTCCCGGTGGTATGGCATCAAACCTTCTCTCTCAGTTAAAGGAGCAAAAGGCAGAACATCGGTTGCCTGAGGTTCTTGAAGAGGTACCCAGGGTACGCGAAGATTTGGGTTATCCGCCGCTCGTTACACCAACCAGTCAGATTGTAGGTGTTCAGGCGGTGATGAATGTTTTGAGCGGTGAGCGCTATAAGGTTGTGCCGAAAGAGGTCCGGGACTATGTAAAAGGTCTTTATGGTAGGCCACCGGCACCAATCCGGGAAGCGGTGATGAAGAAAATTTTAGGGGATGAAAAACCGATTAAAGGAAGGCCTGCAGACCGGCTGGAACCGGGTATGCCACGGGCAAAGAAGGAGCTTTCTCGGGATTTGGTGGTTAAGGAGGAAGATTACATCTCCTATGCGATTTTTCCTGAGGTGGCACTGAAATTTTTCCAGTGGCGGAAAAATCCAACTCCTGTTCCAGAACCCAAACCGGCAGCAGCCGCAAAACCGCCAGCGGAGAAGCCTACCGTCCCGCAACCGCCGGAAGAGCCTGGTATTAGAAGGTTGCGCAGCTTGATGGAACTGGCAAGTGCTCATAGCGTAACTGAACTGGATTGGGAGTCGGGTACAGAAAAGGTGCGGATTAAGCGGGGTGGAACAACACCAGCAACCGTTCCGCAAACAGTATTACAAACGCCAGTTGTGGTTTCACCGCCGCCGGCACCTGTTAAAGAAGAGCCTCAGCCTGTTGCAACTCAACCGATTTCAGAAACAGCTCCAACTGTGCCCAGTGAACTGGCGCCGGCCAAGCCGGCAAAAACCGAAGAGATTGTTTCGCCGATGGTCGGTACGTTTTATTCGCGTGCTCGTCCCGAATCCGCACCGTTTGTGGAAAAAGGTGATGTTGTAGAACCGGGACAGACGCTCTGCATCGTTGAGGCGATGAAGCTGATGAATGAGATTCAGGCGGAGAAGAAGTGTCGGATTGTTGAAATACTGGTAAAGGATGGCGATTCGGTTGAATATGGTCAGCCCCTGATGATTGTTGAGCCGATTTAA
- a CDS encoding T9SS type A sorting domain-containing protein — protein MQDRTSPFQRFRFQPTGSDLARIERLQQGGVDTVRVLCIRVEFVEDTTPLTTGNGKFDTLGFLSPDSGLFYDPPHFKRYFERLMEGLRNYYLAQSQGRLYIDFRVVPDEEKAAYQLPREMMFYGDTVSYEGIEFGLVRLLHDAFKIADEDPSITFSDYDEFIIFHAGSGLQSDLAADNKLDSPYDLLAGEIPPGAIEAYLGVPYILVDSGRTRIEQATVLPEMMRQDTLTETGETNLAGMVGLAGTLAHEFAHLLGAYDLYDVTGVTMGVGAWSLMGYGGWLGDYGAGVPPGIIPGFLDAYNRVKLGLVNPTVIQTPTDSVLVYAAAIDTQLFLSRPESVFPVVVKVPINEYEYFLIENRQTDVRKPDTIIVDVEDGVVISVESNEYDFFQPGSGILIWHIDEKILADYGPYNAVNIFPEHKGVDLEEGDGVQDFDVPYWQTYNYQYEVYGYKFDAFSKQGYNDRFSAHTNPNSDGYNGKTFIAVEILGERDTVNRLKDTVIPLRINWELYQSGFPVDQNRDSRFLSSFTADIDGNGIQEIITADSAGQISIWEPDGRGYRFPNGSFVNIGTGISADVAVGDVAPNPGLEVVVAGEDGRVRIYGANGQSIATVRTLDRITAAPVLVDIDGNGLKDVVVGSTDTKLYAWNYQGTSLPGFPVPVGSEIRAPVAVTDTIQPKIVLLTGDHRLYLINPDGSIIPNFPVVFGVSSFYAVSQPIVADFDRDSVMEIAVIAGGEHDYKLYIVEQDGRIAYRSEKQIEHPFAGQPAVADLNGDGYLDIVAASRYKIYAFNFNGTLVTNFPFIQESTYTVQELAGNWIITYDVPFNYTSSPVIADLNNDDVLDLIIGSPQYGILGYDGKTGKMLPFFPLQTTAPVSAIPLVADIDKDGVMEIVAGSDNGVFYAYKIPGSADKAFWSCANYDPCHTGFVPLANLTVSPHHSENLVQSFYVYPNPAGEKVTIRYRLGSNSGKVWLMVLDMSGKPVVDEFEGHAVPLLDNEAPVDLRNIPPGLYVVRLRIENGQSDIIRFAKLAIVR, from the coding sequence ATGCAGGACAGAACATCGCCGTTTCAGCGCTTTCGCTTCCAGCCAACCGGCAGTGATTTGGCTCGGATTGAAAGACTGCAGCAGGGCGGCGTTGATACGGTGCGGGTGCTATGTATACGGGTTGAGTTTGTTGAAGATACGACACCGCTAACCACAGGAAATGGCAAGTTTGACACCTTGGGATTTCTTTCACCGGACTCAGGACTCTTTTACGACCCACCCCATTTCAAACGGTACTTTGAAAGGTTGATGGAGGGGTTGCGAAACTACTACCTTGCCCAGTCTCAGGGCAGACTCTATATTGACTTTCGGGTTGTACCTGATGAAGAAAAGGCTGCCTATCAATTACCAAGAGAGATGATGTTTTATGGCGACACGGTTTCCTACGAAGGAATTGAGTTCGGGCTGGTGCGGTTGCTGCATGATGCGTTCAAAATTGCCGATGAAGATCCTTCAATAACCTTCAGTGATTATGACGAGTTCATCATTTTCCATGCAGGAAGTGGATTGCAATCAGACCTTGCCGCGGACAATAAGTTGGACAGTCCTTATGACCTGCTTGCAGGAGAAATCCCCCCGGGTGCGATTGAAGCGTATCTCGGTGTTCCATACATCCTTGTTGATTCGGGGAGGACCCGCATCGAACAGGCAACAGTTCTACCGGAAATGATGCGTCAGGACACCCTGACCGAAACGGGGGAGACTAACCTTGCTGGAATGGTGGGTTTGGCAGGAACTCTTGCGCACGAGTTTGCCCATCTTCTGGGCGCCTATGACCTTTACGATGTTACCGGTGTAACAATGGGGGTTGGGGCATGGAGTTTAATGGGCTATGGCGGATGGTTAGGAGATTATGGCGCTGGTGTACCACCCGGAATAATACCCGGTTTTCTTGACGCTTATAATCGGGTCAAACTGGGATTGGTTAATCCCACAGTAATTCAAACTCCTACCGATTCGGTTTTGGTATATGCAGCAGCAATTGACACTCAGCTTTTTTTATCGCGACCCGAATCGGTTTTTCCGGTGGTGGTCAAAGTGCCGATAAATGAATATGAGTACTTCTTGATTGAAAACCGGCAAACCGATGTACGAAAACCGGATACCATTATTGTTGATGTTGAAGATGGTGTAGTAATTTCTGTTGAGTCGAACGAATACGACTTTTTTCAGCCCGGGTCGGGCATTTTAATCTGGCACATTGATGAAAAAATCCTTGCTGACTACGGTCCCTACAATGCGGTCAATATCTTTCCGGAACACAAAGGTGTTGACCTTGAAGAGGGGGATGGGGTTCAGGATTTTGATGTGCCTTACTGGCAGACTTACAATTACCAGTACGAAGTCTACGGTTATAAATTTGATGCCTTTTCCAAGCAGGGTTATAATGACCGTTTTAGCGCCCACACCAATCCGAATAGCGATGGTTATAATGGAAAAACATTTATTGCGGTTGAAATTTTGGGGGAGAGAGACACAGTCAACCGACTGAAAGACACAGTGATTCCTTTGCGGATTAACTGGGAGCTTTATCAATCAGGTTTCCCCGTTGACCAGAATCGGGACTCACGGTTCCTTTCTTCATTTACGGCTGATATCGATGGGAATGGCATACAGGAGATTATTACCGCAGATAGCGCGGGTCAGATAAGCATCTGGGAACCTGATGGCAGAGGGTACCGGTTTCCTAATGGTAGTTTTGTTAACATCGGGACAGGTATCAGTGCTGATGTCGCGGTTGGCGATGTGGCACCGAATCCCGGACTTGAAGTCGTGGTCGCTGGAGAAGATGGCAGGGTCCGGATTTACGGAGCTAACGGTCAGTCCATTGCAACAGTGCGGACATTGGACCGGATAACTGCGGCTCCGGTACTGGTTGATATCGATGGCAACGGGTTAAAGGATGTTGTTGTCGGTTCTACCGATACGAAACTTTATGCCTGGAACTATCAGGGAACATCATTACCCGGATTTCCAGTACCCGTCGGTTCAGAAATCAGGGCACCGGTTGCGGTTACCGATACGATTCAGCCGAAAATTGTGCTTCTCACTGGAGACCATCGCCTTTATTTAATCAACCCGGATGGTTCAATTATTCCCAATTTCCCGGTTGTTTTTGGAGTTTCGTCGTTCTATGCAGTAAGTCAACCGATTGTTGCCGATTTTGACCGGGATAGTGTTATGGAAATTGCGGTTATCGCAGGGGGAGAGCACGATTATAAACTTTACATAGTGGAACAGGATGGCAGGATTGCATACCGTTCGGAAAAACAGATTGAACACCCATTTGCCGGACAACCGGCGGTCGCAGATTTGAACGGTGATGGCTATCTTGATATTGTTGCTGCTTCCCGATACAAAATCTACGCCTTCAACTTCAATGGTACTCTGGTCACAAACTTTCCATTTATTCAGGAATCGACCTACACTGTACAGGAACTGGCAGGAAACTGGATTATAACTTATGATGTACCTTTTAATTATACCTCATCGCCGGTTATCGCCGATTTGAACAACGACGATGTCTTAGATTTGATTATTGGCTCACCTCAATACGGGATTCTCGGGTATGATGGCAAAACAGGTAAAATGTTACCATTTTTCCCTTTGCAAACGACCGCTCCAGTTAGTGCCATTCCGCTGGTTGCCGATATTGACAAGGATGGTGTGATGGAAATCGTTGCCGGTTCGGACAACGGGGTCTTTTATGCATATAAAATTCCTGGTTCGGCTGATAAAGCCTTTTGGTCCTGCGCCAATTATGACCCCTGCCACACCGGCTTTGTTCCCCTTGCTAATTTGACCGTTTCTCCCCATCATTCAGAAAATCTTGTGCAATCATTTTATGTTTACCCCAACCCAGCTGGAGAAAAGGTGACGATTCGATATCGTCTGGGTTCTAATTCGGGTAAAGTCTGGTTGATGGTGCTTGATATGAGCGGAAAACCAGTAGTTGATGAGTTTGAAGGTCATGCAGTTCCTTTGCTCGACAACGAAGCACCTGTTGATTTAAGGAATATACCACCGGGTCTCTATGTGGTACGCTTGCGTATTGAAAACGGGCAGAGCGATATCATTCGTTTTGCTAAACTGGCGATTGTTCGATGA
- the tadA gene encoding tRNA adenosine(34) deaminase TadA, protein MWNLEEDERWMRLALAEAQLGLKEGEVPVGCVVVKEGVIIGRGHNRVETLKDPTAHAEILALTSAATTLGNWRLTGATVYITLEPCLMCTGALILARPKRVVFGARDEKFGCLGSQYDIARDNKFNHRLDVTEGVLANETTQLLKTFFKKRREVKRAAK, encoded by the coding sequence ATGTGGAATTTAGAAGAAGACGAAAGGTGGATGCGACTCGCCCTTGCCGAAGCACAACTGGGGCTTAAGGAGGGTGAAGTACCGGTGGGTTGTGTCGTGGTTAAAGAGGGTGTTATTATTGGGCGGGGCCATAATCGCGTGGAAACTCTTAAAGACCCAACCGCTCATGCCGAGATTCTGGCGTTGACTTCAGCCGCCACTACTCTTGGCAACTGGCGATTAACCGGGGCAACGGTTTACATAACTCTTGAGCCCTGCTTGATGTGCACCGGTGCGTTGATTCTGGCACGACCTAAACGGGTTGTATTTGGAGCCCGCGATGAGAAGTTTGGTTGTCTTGGTTCGCAATACGATATCGCCCGGGACAATAAGTTTAACCATCGCCTTGATGTAACCGAAGGGGTCCTGGCGAATGAAACGACACAACTTCTGAAAACCTTTTTTAAGAAAAGGCGCGAGGTAAAACGAGCGGCAAAGTAA
- a CDS encoding peptide chain release factor-like protein — MARLGIREEDLIERFVRSRGPGGQNVNKVATGVYLKHLPSGIEVKVTKERSQALNRFWARRILAEKVAAQILKIETEREREIARIRRQKRRRSRRAKEKILRLKHLVAEKKELRQPPGE; from the coding sequence ATGGCACGGCTGGGAATCCGGGAGGAAGATTTAATTGAGCGGTTTGTCCGTTCCCGCGGACCGGGTGGCCAAAATGTCAACAAGGTGGCAACCGGAGTTTATCTAAAACATCTGCCAAGCGGAATAGAGGTCAAGGTTACCAAAGAGCGTTCCCAGGCGTTGAACCGGTTTTGGGCGCGGCGAATTTTAGCCGAGAAGGTTGCCGCACAAATTCTGAAAATCGAAACGGAGCGGGAAAGAGAGATTGCCCGGATTCGGCGTCAGAAGCGCCGCCGTTCCAGAAGGGCAAAAGAAAAAATTTTGCGATTAAAACATCTTGTTGCCGAAAAAAAAGAGTTGCGCCAACCGCCGGGTGAGTAG